Genomic DNA from Lactuca sativa cultivar Salinas chromosome 8, Lsat_Salinas_v11, whole genome shotgun sequence:
GTTCACTGGCTCCCTCACGTCCTCCACTTTTGGACCCAACTGCCACATATAACCCAACAAAAAAGTTAAATTCAAGAAATACTAATGTACGTAtgtttgatttgtttattattatttacaTCATTCTACTTTCAATTCTTCTTATTACAACATTGTTCATTGAAATATCTACTTGATAATAGCATTTACCTGTAATGGTGAATCTCCTGATGCGGGTTTAACTCCGGTAACAGAGCAGCCCATGATAAGACCATGGCGGCGGACCCCACGGTACCACTTTGGGCCAATCCTCTTGATTTTAACATCTTTGAATCCAGCCTTTTCAAACCACTCAATGTACTCTTCCTCCTTTGGAAACAGCATCCACATGTCTGCAAAGAAACGCGACAACCAATAGGTTGGATACACAGGCCCAATTAAACATGCCTTTCCTCCTATCTTTAGAACCCTGTATGCTTCTTTGATGCCTCGTTGTGGGTCCGGCCAGTACTCAATGCTACAATCAAATAACAACACAGTCAATCGAATAGGAATTTGAAGGAATTGGAATGTGGTACGTGTTTAAATAATCTTTATACCTTCCAGCAGATATGTATCTATCAGCATAGTCTGTTTTGAAGGGAAGATCCTCGGCATCTCCCTCGATGATCTTGCATTCCTTCAATGGCTCCTTTTGTTTTGCTTTTGCAAGCTGATGTGGCGATTGATCCAAAATGGTAACATTCTTAGCATTAACATGTTTCACAATACCCAAAGTTGTGAACCCGGTCCCACCACCAACATCCACTACTATCATATCACGGCTATATAAATCAGCCGGTTCTAAAGCTTCATCTCTCATGTCTTCAGTCCAATGACCCGGGTTTATCACATGATCATACACGATTGACAGAAACCTATAAAACCAAAATGCCTCTTTTTTGTGTTGGATGAACCGAGGCTGTGAAGCTGGCCTTGGTACAGACACACTGCACTTGGGTACAATTAGCCTCTTACTTATACCTCTCAGATTCGAATTCCCACTGGCCAAATTAAGTTTGAGGAAAGACTTTTTCCCATGCAAATCTGACGCGTTGAACCCTAACCCGTTTGGGTATGCTCTTCCTCTTATAATTGCGAGATTCTCAGCTCCATACAGCATTGAAGAAGCCATTATTGctcaatagaaaaaaaaaaaaaaaaaaaaaaaaaaaaaaaaggatacaGAAAACTTGTGATTTTAAATCTCAACCTCACCAATTTCAAGATTTCAACATAGCCCTAGATGCAAAAACTTGTAAATGTGAGTTCATATCAACAAATTTGACGAAATTAACAATAACCCATGTGGAAAAAGTACTGATTTCGAGTTTATAGTAACAAGACTCAAGATTTACACAATACCCAAGTGGGAAATTGACTAAAATCCTGATCTGGTAAGGGCTCAATTCAAATTTGTTACATGCAGAATGGGGATATTAGGGTTCGTGACAATTTGAAGAAGCTCAAGAAATGGGGCTTACCGGTTTAGTTAAATTGATAACGAATGATCGGAACCAGTTGAAGAATGACAAACAGAAAAAGCAAAACTTGTGGCAAGGAGAGTGAAGTTGTGGAGGAGTAAGTGTTGGAGAAGAACAAGAGTACACAGCCGCAGAAGTGTTGATAAGTAAATATTTTTAAAGCTAAGGCTGTTAGCTAGATTACATAAATCATGTGGTGATGAAATTTTCCCAAATCTCCCAAAAATCGTATATATATGTCATTcttttttctctatttaaaataAGTTCTagagaaaataataaaaatagccatttacactaattgcattataaaaatagccaaaaaaaatcaaaattacaaaattagccTACGATTTTGCAGATGGAGatgtcccatctgcgaaatgagcATCTCATCTGCAAAtctacaagcacctaaagcacagctgtgctttaggtgcttaTACATTCGCAGgtgcttttatttttttttttttatttttttttctgtatatataggggtaatttcgcagatggaataggtccatctGTGATTTACTCTCATTCTATCTGCGAAATtgtggttttttttttgtatttttttttagtttgactatgaaatgaattggtttgactacgaaatcatgttgttatataaaaagttttgtagaaaaatatcattttggttgttatatAAATCAGGTTCCATTAACTTGCCATCTCTcaccggttacaagacaaaccaaatatcCAATCATTGTTTGAGCAAATTGTAGAGAAAGTTCctaaacaaataacaaccaaaatgatatttttctacaaaactttttatatagcaacatgatttcgtagtcaaaccaattcatttcatagtcaaactaaaaaaaatacaaaagaaaaCCACAATTTTGCAGATAGAATGAGAGTAAATCGCagatggacctattccatctgcgaaattacccctatatatacagaaaaaaaattaaaaaaaaaaattaaaagcacctgcgaatgtacaagcacctaaagcacagctgtgctttaggtgcttgtacattcgcagatgagatgctgatttcgcagatggggcatctccatctgcgaaattgtgggctaattttataattttgatttttttttggctatttttgtaatcttATTAGTGTAAAtggttatttttgtcattttctctatgTTCTATAGCCTATAGGGTGTTATGTGCTCGACTTATTTGGTTTTGGTCATTTGGTCtgatttaatcaaaattttaagtattTTTAAATCAATCATAATAGGTTTGTTATTGATTTTGGGTTAGTCGACTTTGCGATACTTGGATAGGATTTACACGGTAAACCGAATAAAGTCTAATGTATCTTGGACTAAATGTTTTGCTTCACAAAGTCAGATGTATTTGGGTTAGTGACTTTGTGATGTATTTTGGGTTAGTGATTTTGTGATATTTGGATAAGgtgttatttgttttttattaaaaaaaacattgtcataccatttttgtttattatatgtgTATATATTACATATGCTAAACATTTTTATCAAAATTGTTTATCAAAATAAATATTGCACGTTTGTTATCATTATTGGCctcaaaaattcaaaattttgataattaaaagAAATGTCAACAATATAATTGAAAATTTGATTATCACTATTTTTAAGAATTAACAATCATTATGGCAAGAAGACAAAAACATCATCAAAAAAGAATGAATTGACAAATATTATGGCAAGAAAACAAAACAAGAAgacaaaaacattataaaaaaagaATGAATTgacaaatattatagcaagaagaCAAAACAAGAAgacaaaaatattataaaagaAGAATGAATTGACAAATATTATGGTAAGAAGACAAAAACATTATTAAAAGAAGAATGAATTGACATATTATGGCAAAAAGATAAGAACATTATCTAAAGAAGAAATTTTATTCCAATCACCCATGCACATAACAAAGAAAAACAATTCAAGAAAAGATTCAGAAAAAATTTCACTCTCTCAAATGTATAGTTTATGTCTACAAAAACTTATATTGTTTCTCTATCTACCTTTGGATGTTCAAAGTCTCTAGATTTCCAAATAATCATTTTCTCAAAATGTTTGTATTGATTGTATTTTAAGTCTAATCAAAGAAGATACTATTTAAAGAGTATTTTATTCTATTCTTGTTATTATACTTTTGAATTCATTTTTTCCTACAAATACTTTGGTTATTTACTATGATTATTTCATTTCTAGTTATTATAACAATTAATTCTACAAGATTTGAGATTTTTGTTAAAATACTTATAATTTTAAACAATCAAgcttaattaaaattaaaactcAATCAACATTTATATTTATGGTATCTGAtccaaaaaagaaatttttgggtggtaATAGTTATGTGTGTAGAATTATTTCAAATTTGAttaattttggtttaaaattctctaagaaaattttgagttttaataagtATGATTCAGAGTCAAGACCAATGATTGGTGGGATTAGCATAAGACGCGCATATAAGGACGTAAGTCGCGGTGGCGAACCACAATTATCGTCGGGATGACTCCCCTCTGTTCATCATTATTAAAACAAGTAAGCTTTCTTATAAAATCTTAAaacaaaataaatcaaatatgagtAGGCTTTCACGCATATTATCCAAACAATATATTCCTGGTAAAAGTAGTAATGAACAACCAGACTAtgataataatcaaataaattctatCGAATAAACAATTTGTAATGCTCTGTTTCGAATCGTTTCCTATTACGAGGTGGTGATCGAGGAGTGGGTATTAGCTGGCTTAGAACCCTTGAAGAATTAAGTTTGGGCTCATTTGGAGGTGGATGGTGTATTTTGGATGATGCGGGTGTTCGATAGTATTTTCGGAGAGGATCCAGCAAGTGTCAacactcagagtcggcagaaaagttatgccgacaatcGTCGTTcgaacctggaattccaggtcggggatacggtgctcctgaaagtgtctccctggaaaggcgtcattcggtTCAGGAAACGGGGTAAGTTGGgacccaggtacattggacctttcagggttgtagcccgggtggcaaggtggcgtataggttggatatGCCAGCCGAACCCAGTCAGATTCACTAtacttttcacgtctcccagttgcggaagtgcctggtggacgactcggcagtggtgcattttgaggatattcaggtggatgacagcctgaactacattgagcggccAGTAGCTATCCTCGACAAGAAGTTGatggatctgaggaacaagagggtggagctggtgaaggtgcaatggcagcaccgcaagggctcggagtagacctgggagccggaggacgatatgagggagcactaccccgagcttttcCTGGAttcagcagcagacttcgaggacgaagtctaaaataagtgggggagatttgtaacacccggttcctagTACGTATTTTAATtaaagtaaactcatgttttgctctgggactcggcgagttggaggcccaaatcgtcgagtagactcgactttGGATCGGCATGATAAGTGACCTGCTCGACGAGCCGGGAAaccgactcgacaagtaggactgtctggatgaaaccctaatatttagtgtttgcaccctatttaaacaacttataacaCCCCAACACAACCTCACTCATTCCTCCCAACCCAGAGAAAGCCTTAACTCGAACCCTATGCTTCTTTTAGGTGTTCTTAAgctttttggtgcttttgtgtgCATTTGAAGTTGGAAGAGAAGCAGGAAGCTTGGGAGCTCAAgtggaagctagtagatccagaggttttgctTCATTCTTAGTttattcaaggtaaaaagcttgaaccttggccatctatctcttagatcttGTTTTGGGGCTATTTTCCTACCCTTTTTATGAGTTTTGAAGTTATAATCAGATTTTGTGAGTATGTTTGCAGTtacacttcagatctggaaccattgagggttcccgtggcaaaaaggtgccaactttatggccatgggagacccATGCTTCTTATATACCTATTTTTATGtcttttgagccaaaaacccccatgcatggacgtcaaaattggaactttacgtataaaatggaccctatgagctcagatctatggtttttatgcattaagacccattataatcgaatggatagttttggacaaagagggactcggcgagtcgcttgggtgactcggcgagtcgggtcgcattCTCCCCCAAATGTCTTATGGAAATGGTCTTTGGTTGAGTAGAAGGAACACTCATCTTGTTAGGGGTTTGTTATGGACTTTAAGATcaaaggactcgatgagttcaagaagaaactcgacgagttcaagaagaaactcgacgagttcaaggcaatgtcccaaccacataaagacggactcgatgagttcaaggatgaactcggagagtcatagactgaacaccttcatatggatgaagaggaactcgacgagttcaaggacgaactcggcgagttggttgaagacggTCCGATGTGTTGTTGAAGGGACGGGATGGTAGCATTTTGTggacatggggactcggcgagtcgagtcaaccagatgttgagtttgaccaaggttttgaccttgactttgacttggactttagtgacccttgtaagggttatgagtattaATTGATAACTTAGAAAAGTTGTCGTTTAGGGATTGAGGTGTCGAGGAGAGTCGATTTTCACACCGCGAACAGTGTAGGCACTACACGACATTGAGATGAGTAGtcttctagtagaagtgggtctaaggcaccaatgtcgacccactagtagttgattacagttgatatgattgtctttgtgataattgtctggtttacTATTACttgatgtgttatatgtgctagtatgatatgttctACGTGAtaatggtagtaggaggggaatagtcccccaattcagtcgttaggaccgaagggtaggttagacACCCCAGATCTATCTGacagcatgattatgatatgttacaccccagaatggcctgacatgggtaggtcagcaccccagaatggcttgacatgggtaggtcagcaccccataatggcttgacataggtaggtcgggcaccccagaattgcccgacagtatgtatgatgaatggtatgtggtatgatgagggaactcactaagcttcgtgcttagtttttagttttggtttcaggtacctctttagctaaggggaaggagtcggcagtgtagcacctggttttccggtatgtgaattttatttgagcattgccctaatttagccttagactcggcgagtcatagggtccgactcgccgagtagggacgggactcaggacgcgttttaagtaggcgactcgacgagtccatatcctggactcggcgagtcaccgctgcgggatgaaaccctaagtttcaagggtttgcaccctatttaaaccctcattccgccccaactcgtccccattcaccccagaactccccctacatcgttttccccttgttttcttgagagtttgaggtgctcttggtgtattcttgaaggttttgaagtgtaagaggtgtagatcaagaagaggagaaggagatcagccatccttgtgtcattccaacatttcctttgaggtataacccgttttccccttgattctatgcttaaaacttcatttgggtccttcttggtcatttTCCCAaggttgcatgttcattatatgttgtaatgaggcgtttggcctttggatctatgtaagattgagctccaggagctcaattctgttagctttttggccccataagacttgttagccctagatctaccattttgggacattttgagccttataatccttattggtggatatccacacgtaaagttggaaactttacgtgtgattcgtgtcctagaagcccagatctatgaatggcatggtctggaaccgagcaaatcggtatatttaaggagtgcatggcgacgactcggcgagtcgcataggtgactcggcgagtctggtcgcgagtcatagaattggtcccttcttcatgtgtcgagttgagccttgagtcacagggggtgactcggtgagttgggagctgaactcacccatgttaggactcggcgagtcaatgccctgactcggcgagtccaaggcaatcttcatagctcaagaacagactcgacgagttgttcatacaactcggcgagtcttagcataaagtgttcatcggatgaagatgaactcgacgagttgttcatacaactcggcgagtaggatgaaggacttgaatatggttaagaaggtgaacccgtcgagtcgtcgcctaactcgacgggtaggatcgggattcagggcagtcgtttgggcagggactcggcgagttggaaagccaactcggcgagtcgggtcaactgaaagttgactctgactttgacttagggcatggtcatgggtaaaatggtcattttacctaaaggacaattagcagtgtttgattgagtatgtcgtggaaattgcagccggaggactcccggagcagcagcagtcagttagttcccgatcagttcagcagctacttcgaggtgagttaccttccagtagcggtgggtctaaggccacaatgccgacccaccagtaggagatgtatggtagatgattgtctttgtgatatcatctaagtttgctattacctgatatgttatatactagcatgatatgttgtctgtgatagtagtaaagttcggtcgttaggaccgaagggtagtcagacaccccagatacgtctgacagtatgtgatgatatgtttgcatgctggcttgttatgttatatgtgatcatagtagtaggggtgaaatagtccccgaggatcggttgtcaggaccgatgggtagtcagcaccccagaatggcttgacacgggtaagacggcaccccagaatggccgtgtgggtaggtcagcaccccagaatggcttgacacgggtaggtcggcaccccagaatggccgtaccgggtagtcaggcaccccagaatagcctggcagtatatatgttatgtgttcgtatggtatgcggtacgttgggggaactcactaagctttgtgcttacgtttacagttttgttttcaggtacctctgcatcgaaggggaaggagccggcgcggtagcggcacgtcatatacacactcttcggtttccgcatttatgagatttactgggattgtactctgatatttgatgggatgtacggtttggcttttgagaacatggttgctatgtgttatggtgtgaacaaacaatgtttctttcatttagacaatgttttatttattaatattttctaaagtaatattttaaaaatgaaattttcggacgtaaaatttgggtcgttacaagttggtatcagagaccgtggcggacgacagagaccgtggcggagatcaccgccaagtttcgggagagggctttattggtgccccagtatgcaggtgacgaggatatgaggaggactcgttaccacgatatgctacgagctgacattcgggagcatgttagcttttcggcttgccctaccctggactccatgattgccagggctagggagagagagatagatttagagcacatccggaaacggaaacttgaggatggtcaggcatcaggggcttcggggaagaagcccaagggatcagatgggaggccgaaaggccagtcgggaccgagccgctgcaggaagtgcggcaggccgcacgagggggcgtgcaggatgggatcgtcaggctgctacaagtgcggcaagtttgggcatatcagcagggattgcactgctcctgcgaccgttattcagacatcggagatgctgtgtttccactgcaaccagaggggccacaagaaggccaattgccccatgttgacagcttcagcgccggtgaaggcgccagctccagcgaccctgcggatcacggatggccgtcagggcaaggcagaggctccagtggtgaggagtcgggcatttcagttgactgccgaggaggcacgcgccgcgcccgatgtggtgacgggtatgatttcttccttctatcttttatttttcgttgttatgatattgatatgtgctctgtgtgtatgcatgtgtattaggatcgttccatgtgaacggcatcccggttcaggtattgttcgactcgggtgcatcccgatcgttcgtttctcttgctcttagcaagagatttcatgagacttcaggcgagttagattgcccgttagaggtagagattgccgatgaccgatcggtgcgagcatcgagggtgtttcgagattgtgtcctgcgactgtttgaggagtgttacctggtagacttggttcccattccattgcgtgggaacaaggtgattattggtatggattggttgagccctaatggggcagtgatagattgcgcgcagcagctagtgcgagtcaagaccccaagtgggggagagttggtgattcatggagagcggccgcagtgtggacccactgta
This window encodes:
- the LOC111882798 gene encoding 2-methyl-6-phytyl-1,4-hydroquinone methyltransferase, chloroplastic — protein: MASSMLYGAENLAIIRGRAYPNGLGFNASDLHGKKSFLKLNLASGNSNLRGISKRLIVPKCSVSVPRPASQPRFIQHKKEAFWFYRFLSIVYDHVINPGHWTEDMRDEALEPADLYSRDMIVVDVGGGTGFTTLGIVKHVNAKNVTILDQSPHQLAKAKQKEPLKECKIIEGDAEDLPFKTDYADRYISAGSIEYWPDPQRGIKEAYRVLKIGGKACLIGPVYPTYWLSRFFADMWMLFPKEEEYIEWFEKAGFKDVKIKRIGPKWYRGVRRHGLIMGCSVTGVKPASGDSPLQLGPKVEDVREPVNPLVFLARFLVGAMAGIYYVLVPVYMWLKDQIVPKGQPI